From a single Lolium rigidum isolate FL_2022 chromosome 7, APGP_CSIRO_Lrig_0.1, whole genome shotgun sequence genomic region:
- the LOC124674916 gene encoding 60S ribosomal protein L35-2 — MARIKVHELRGKNKADLQGQLKDLKAELSLLRVAKVTGGAPNKLSKIKVVRTSIARVHTVISQKQKSALREAYKNKRLPLDLRPKKTRAIRRRLTKHQLSLKTEREKKREKYFPMRKYAIKA; from the exons ATGG CCCGCATCAAGGTGCACGAGCTGCGGGGGAAGAACAAGGCGGACCTCCAGGGTCAGCTCAAGGACCTCAAGGCGGAGCTCTCCCTCCTCCGCGTCGCCAAGGTCACCGGTGGCGCCCCCAACAAGCTCTCCAAGAT CAAGGTGGTCCGCACCTCCATCGCGAGGGTGCACACGGTGATCTCGCAGAAGCAGAAGTCTGCGCTGCGTGAGGCCTACAAGAACAAGCGGCTCCCGCTCGACCTCCGCCCCAAGAAGACCCGCGCCATCCGCAGGCGTCTGACCAAGCACCAG CTCTCTTTGAAGACCGAGAGGGAGAAGAAGCGTGAGAAGTACTTCCCGATGAGGAAGTATGCTATCAAGGCTTAG
- the LOC124672194 gene encoding uncharacterized acetyltransferase At3g50280-like has product MGSNEQTGAGGADPVRIISRRMIKPPPSPSDSGEAVNIHLTPWDLRLITIDYIQKGILLPKPPAGGVGERFVDTLASSFERALCKFYPFAGRLVVEPHDGGTVAVLLRCTGEGAEFIHAVAPGVAVADIVGSLHIPSVVWEFFPLNYVLGADAATESLPVLSAQVTELADGVFIGMSMNHSAGDGTAFWEFFNTWSEINRGGATGVDLRELSTAAPVPQRFFLDTCPVPVRLPFSKLRDVVRRFERRPVEECFFTFSAASIQKLKARANSETAATVTISSLQALLAHVWRAVSRARRLPPEQETSYSLMIGCRGRVKGITRGYMGNAVVLAKASSTAGEILDKGVGWTAWQLNRVVASFDEAAMVEWLDRWTREPDFLYVGNLSSRGASVVTGSSPRFDVFGNNFGWGAPVAVRSGPGNKVDGKLTVFEGPERGGSMSMEVCIAPEALERLIADDEFMDAVSVPM; this is encoded by the coding sequence ATGGGCAGCAATGAGCAGACGGGAGCAGGCGGCGCGGACCCTGTCCGGATCATCTCTCGGCGCATGAtcaagccgccgccgtcgccgtcggacTCGGGGGAGGCTGTGAACATCCACCTCACGCCCTGGGACCTCCGCCTCATCACCATTGACTACATCCAGAAGGGCATACTCCTGCCCAAGCCTCCTGCCGGCGGAGTTGGAGAGCGGTTCGTCGACACCCTCGCGTCCTCTTTCGAGCGCGCCCTGTGCAAGTTCTACCCCTTCGCCGGCCGGCTCGTTGTGGAGCCTCACGACGGCGGGACCGTCGCCGTCCTGTTGCGGTGCACGGGAGAAGGCGCCGAGTTCATCCACGCGGTGGCGCCCGGCGTCGCCGTCGCGGACATCGTTGGGTCATTACACATCCCTTCGGTTGTGTGGGAGTTCTTCCCGCTCAACTATGTGCTCGGTGCGGACGCCGCCACGGAGTCGCTTCCTGTGCTGTCAGCGCAGGTCACCGAGCTCGCCGACGGCGTCTTCATCGGCATGTCGATGAACCACTCCGCAGGCGACGGCACCGCCTTCTGGGAGTTCTTCAACACCTGGTCAGAGATCAACCGAGGTGGAGCTACCGGCGTTGACCTGCGCGAGCTATCGACGGCGGCACCGGTGCCCCAGAGGTTTTTCCTCGATACCTGCCCCGTACCGGTCCGCCTGCCGTTCAGCAAACTGCGGGACGTCGTCCGGCGGTTCGAGCGCCGGCCGGTGGAGGAATGCTTCTTCACCTTCTCCGCAGCGAGCATCCAGAAGCTCAAGGCCAGGGCGAACAGCGAAACGGCCGCCACCGTCACAATCTCCTCGCTCCAGGCTTTGCTGGCGCACGTTTGGCGGGCGGTGTCCCGCGCTCGGCGCCTCCCGCCAGAGCAGGAGACGTCTTATTCTCTGATGATCGGATGCCGGGGACGTGTGAAGGGCATAACACGAGGATACATGGGCAACGCCGTTGTGCTCGCCAAGGCGAGCTCCACCGCCGGCGAGATCCTAGACAAGGGGGTAGGCTGGACGGCGTGGCAGCTGAACCGCGTGGTGGCGTCATTCGACGAGGCTGCCATGGTGGAGTGGCTGGATCGCTGGACCCGGGAGCCGGATTTCCTCTACGTGGGGAACCTATCGTCGAGAGGGGCATCAGTTGTGACTGGGAGTTCACCACGTTTCGACGTGTTTGGGAACAACTTCGGGTGGGGGGCGCCGGTTGCCGTGAGAAGCGGCCCCGGCAACAAGGTGGACGGGAAGCTGACGGTGTTTGAGGGACCCGAGCGGGGAGGGAGCATGTCCATGGAGGTTTGCATCGCGCCGGAAGCGCTCGAGAGGCTTATCGCCGATGATGAGTTCATGGACGCCGTGAGTGTGCCCATGTGA